Proteins from one Eubalaena glacialis isolate mEubGla1 chromosome 8, mEubGla1.1.hap2.+ XY, whole genome shotgun sequence genomic window:
- the VSTM2A gene encoding V-set and transmembrane domain-containing protein 2A isoform X4: protein MGIFLAYVGFVFFSVLYVQQGLSSQAKFTEFPRNVTATEGQNVEMSCAFQSGSASVYLEIQWWFLRGPEDLDPGAEVAGAQAELLPYRDPDGDGTKISTVKVQGNDISHKLQISKVRKKDEGVYECRVTDANYGELQEHKAQAYLKVNANSHARRMQAFEASPMWLQDAKPRRNVSAAAPGSMHGSANQQVLSTSSPQAVAKIPKQSPQSDLCIDNGPN, encoded by the exons aTGGGGATCTTTTTGGCGTATGttggatttgttttcttttccgtTTTATATGTACAGCAAGGGCTTTCTTCTCAAG CAAAATTTACCGAGTTTCCGCGGAATGTGACTGCAACCGAGGGGCAGAATGTGGAGATGTCCTGCGCTTTCCAGAGCGGCTCCGCCTCGGTGTACCTGGAGATCCAGTGGTGGTTCCTGCGGGGGCCGGAGGACCTGGACCCCGGGGCCGAAGTGGCCGGGGCACAG GCGGAGCTGCTGCCATACCGGGACCCGGACGGCGACGGGACCAAGATCAGC ACAGTGAAAGTCCAAGGCAATGACATCTCTCACAAGCTTCAGATTTCCAAAGTGAGGAAAAAGGATGAAGGCGTATATGAATGCAGGGTGACCGACGCCAATTACGGAGAGCTTCAGGAACACAAAGCCCAGGCCTACCTAAAAGTCAACGCCAACAGCCATGCTCGGAGGATGCAGGCCTTCGAGGCCTCGCCCATGTGGCTGCAGGATGCGAAGCCTCGCAGGAACGTCTCGGCGGCCGCTCCCGGCAGCATGCATGGCTCTGCCAACCAGCAAGTGCTCTCCACTTCCAGCCCTCAAGCGGTAGCCAAAATCCCCAAACAAAGTCCACAATCAG ATTTATGTATCGATAATGGCCCAAATTAA
- the VSTM2A gene encoding V-set and transmembrane domain-containing protein 2A isoform X3, producing MGIFLAYVGFVFFSVLYVQQGLSSQAKFTEFPRNVTATEGQNVEMSCAFQSGSASVYLEIQWWFLRGPEDLDPGAEVAGAQAELLPYRDPDGDGTKISTVKVQGNDISHKLQISKVRKKDEGVYECRVTDANYGELQEHKAQAYLKVNANSHARRMQAFEASPMWLQDAKPRRNVSAAAPGSMHGSANQQVLSTSSPQAVAKIPKQSPQSVHAKTFMGTRAKLAS from the exons aTGGGGATCTTTTTGGCGTATGttggatttgttttcttttccgtTTTATATGTACAGCAAGGGCTTTCTTCTCAAG CAAAATTTACCGAGTTTCCGCGGAATGTGACTGCAACCGAGGGGCAGAATGTGGAGATGTCCTGCGCTTTCCAGAGCGGCTCCGCCTCGGTGTACCTGGAGATCCAGTGGTGGTTCCTGCGGGGGCCGGAGGACCTGGACCCCGGGGCCGAAGTGGCCGGGGCACAG GCGGAGCTGCTGCCATACCGGGACCCGGACGGCGACGGGACCAAGATCAGC ACAGTGAAAGTCCAAGGCAATGACATCTCTCACAAGCTTCAGATTTCCAAAGTGAGGAAAAAGGATGAAGGCGTATATGAATGCAGGGTGACCGACGCCAATTACGGAGAGCTTCAGGAACACAAAGCCCAGGCCTACCTAAAAGTCAACGCCAACAGCCATGCTCGGAGGATGCAGGCCTTCGAGGCCTCGCCCATGTGGCTGCAGGATGCGAAGCCTCGCAGGAACGTCTCGGCGGCCGCTCCCGGCAGCATGCATGGCTCTGCCAACCAGCAAGTGCTCTCCACTTCCAGCCCTCAAGCGGTAGCCAAAATCCCCAAACAAAGTCCACAATCAG
- the VSTM2A gene encoding V-set and transmembrane domain-containing protein 2A isoform X5 has protein sequence MGIFLAYVGFVFFSVLYVQQGLSSQAKFTEFPRNVTATEGQNVEMSCAFQSGSASVYLEIQWWFLRGPEDLDPGAEVAGAQAELLPYRDPDGDGTKISTVKVQGNDISHKLQISKVRKKDEGVYECRVTDANYGELQEHKAQAYLKVNANSHARRMQAFEASPMWLQDAKPRRNVSAAAPGSMHGSANQQVLSTSSPQAVAKIPKQSPQSASSH, from the exons aTGGGGATCTTTTTGGCGTATGttggatttgttttcttttccgtTTTATATGTACAGCAAGGGCTTTCTTCTCAAG CAAAATTTACCGAGTTTCCGCGGAATGTGACTGCAACCGAGGGGCAGAATGTGGAGATGTCCTGCGCTTTCCAGAGCGGCTCCGCCTCGGTGTACCTGGAGATCCAGTGGTGGTTCCTGCGGGGGCCGGAGGACCTGGACCCCGGGGCCGAAGTGGCCGGGGCACAG GCGGAGCTGCTGCCATACCGGGACCCGGACGGCGACGGGACCAAGATCAGC ACAGTGAAAGTCCAAGGCAATGACATCTCTCACAAGCTTCAGATTTCCAAAGTGAGGAAAAAGGATGAAGGCGTATATGAATGCAGGGTGACCGACGCCAATTACGGAGAGCTTCAGGAACACAAAGCCCAGGCCTACCTAAAAGTCAACGCCAACAGCCATGCTCGGAGGATGCAGGCCTTCGAGGCCTCGCCCATGTGGCTGCAGGATGCGAAGCCTCGCAGGAACGTCTCGGCGGCCGCTCCCGGCAGCATGCATGGCTCTGCCAACCAGCAAGTGCTCTCCACTTCCAGCCCTCAAGCGGTAGCCAAAATCCCCAAACAAAGTCCACAATCAG